A single window of Flagellimonas maritima DNA harbors:
- a CDS encoding DUF6443 domain-containing protein translates to MKKYNIHILLNLLFLAIGFSLFGQTFCPSIPENFGHSGGDTTILILDISCRPLSAFSNVPGWLTVTRPSGNIKIVCQANTGASRNASITYQTSSGMQFLWVNQNAYPAVPLMPSITQNCGSIVLTRGNPPTNITWYWQSSSGGTSTVNSSPSITRTSGSVYYLRARNSGGEWGTARTVNYSINSIPSIPSTPSVSNNCGNSVLTRSNPPNGVTWYWQSSSGGTSISNSSSSITLTSGSVYYLRARSSSGCWGSARTVNYSIKPIPPIPSVPTITNNCDSTVLTRSNPSSGTTWYWQSSSGGTSTSNSELSVIRTSGSVYYLRGRSSAGCWGSSRTINYSINQSSIYYADTDGDGYGDPSNTTNACSQPSGHVINSSDYDDGTVFITNILPQMYYSDRDGDGIGDGASTVYTSFRLLGYASTTGDPCPDDSGTITGCPDQTTTLSNENYVHTISYQDPNGTTAIERVTYYDGLGRPIQQVGIRASGTSNETATANTAAGWAMDWTIGDGSTGFFNQNGNTSENQRVLAPGPFGQQEVVWRCGNDPGSNSDGGWNTEYFTVDRTKTYRYMVWVNRFHSNDGTTYHGTQNVDNLGGGDNGNPYFWSGDLPQLGEWYLLIGIVHPYDHGSVDIGLSGVYDINGNKVIDGTEYKWGSGTTTSRFRSYLYYSTDVNVRQYFTQPMLEVVDGSEVPLSALFNNGQPSDLVFHVDYDEYGRMNREWLPYVPVMGASGNFRTGNIEMATKQYYSSVYQSDFPVMATNDVNAYFEKEFEPSPLNRVLKQAAPGEDWKMGSGHEIEFENKVNYSSTDAVRRFEVVFTGENPETPVLNELSGVYDTGELYKTVTKDENHDGTTSKLHTTESYTDKLGHVVLKRTYGEVGSPSAVEAHDTHYVYDDYGNLTYVLPPKVDTSNGVSATELNELCYQYKYDHRNRLVEKKIPGKGWEHIVYNKLDQPVMVQDAVQRTDNEWSYTKYDAFGRVAYTGIADLVATRSQAQANVDGAAAQFEERDGPVYTTNTYPSIYAVPNVLHTMNYYDAYDFDLQGYTIPTTVLGQTVSQNVRGLPTGGGVLVLDGNGDKWVSWARAYDEKGRVITEGTLNDYLQTFTQVETKLDFVGRPEQVVTTHSKGANPPIVTTDDYAYDHMGRLTQQTRTIGAHTETIVENTYGELGQLVGKKVGGNLQTVDYEYNVRGWLKRINDHTSMGNDLFAFDINYNTADHGGTPLYNGNISETEWKTANVDNGLKWYRYGYDALNRLGHAVSNNGRYDVGSPTEPIAYDKNGNITFLKRKGHVVENPDNAITGDFGSMDRMYYYYPAQSNKVRKVSDFANDDQGFREIPGSTGDDFSYDLNGNMTSDANKGITSITYNHLNLPVQVNFGSNNIQYVYAANGIKLKKTVNDGGSSISTEYNGNFIYKTVGGNNELQFIGHSEGYITPNGGNGWQYVYNYKDHLGNVRLSYADADGNGSIDPANEVIEESNYYPFGLEHKGYNNVINGTENNYMTYVGKEKNESLGLNLLEMDWRQYDPSIGRFIGIDAMAESFESFTPYHYANNSPIMYNDPTGLFTNVVNEDDPSQTFFIDDGFDFEFFVTADEFATITEAGAIPKELRSKFFKAFLAEVGKEMKVQREDNIVSDLLHFFFYDDIGDGIVNSAEGKYGAAAISIFLGKLKKGKKGYNLVKKLMKKRKRLPTPDLDPGEFKKKGDKWIHKDTGAIFSKSKTSHGNPGNTGDQWKAWPKGTTDFGNTSKKAGTRVTIDGDGNVIGN, encoded by the coding sequence ATGAAAAAATATAATATACATATCTTGTTAAATCTGTTGTTTCTAGCCATCGGTTTTTCACTTTTCGGTCAAACTTTTTGTCCAAGTATTCCTGAAAATTTTGGACATTCAGGAGGGGATACCACAATTTTAATTTTAGATATTTCATGCCGCCCTCTTTCTGCATTCAGCAATGTTCCTGGCTGGCTAACGGTCACAAGACCAAGTGGTAACATTAAAATAGTATGTCAAGCGAACACGGGTGCCAGTAGAAATGCATCCATTACATATCAAACCAGTTCGGGTATGCAATTTTTATGGGTTAATCAGAATGCCTATCCAGCAGTGCCACTAATGCCAAGTATCACACAAAACTGCGGAAGTATTGTTCTTACTCGTGGTAATCCACCAACCAATATAACATGGTATTGGCAAAGTTCTTCAGGGGGCACGAGTACTGTTAATTCTTCACCTTCCATAACACGTACCTCGGGTAGTGTTTACTACTTGAGAGCAAGAAATTCAGGTGGGGAATGGGGTACTGCCCGAACTGTAAACTATAGTATTAATTCAATTCCTTCTATACCTTCAACACCATCCGTATCCAATAATTGCGGCAATAGTGTACTTACGCGTAGTAACCCACCAAATGGGGTAACTTGGTATTGGCAAAGTAGTTCAGGGGGTACAAGTATATCCAATTCCTCATCTAGCATCACGCTTACCAGTGGAAGTGTTTACTATTTGAGAGCAAGGAGCAGTAGTGGTTGTTGGGGAAGTGCCAGAACAGTAAACTATAGTATTAAACCAATACCACCCATACCATCTGTACCAACAATTACAAACAACTGTGATAGTACTGTTTTGACAAGGAGTAACCCGTCAAGTGGAACCACTTGGTATTGGCAAAGTAGTTCAGGAGGCACGAGCACATCAAACTCTGAGTTGAGTGTTATACGTACTAGTGGTAGTGTGTACTACTTAAGAGGCAGAAGTAGTGCTGGTTGTTGGGGTAGTTCTAGAACAATAAATTATAGTATCAATCAATCCTCTATCTATTATGCCGATACGGATGGAGACGGTTACGGTGATCCCAGTAACACCACCAATGCCTGTAGCCAACCCTCTGGTCACGTCATCAATAGTAGTGACTACGATGATGGTACTGTATTCATAACCAATATTTTGCCACAAATGTACTATAGTGACAGGGATGGTGACGGTATCGGTGACGGTGCCAGTACGGTTTACACAAGTTTCAGGCTCTTGGGCTATGCTAGCACTACAGGCGACCCCTGTCCAGATGATTCTGGTACAATTACTGGTTGCCCGGACCAAACCACCACATTGAGCAATGAGAACTACGTGCATACAATTTCGTATCAAGACCCGAACGGTACAACAGCCATAGAGAGAGTGACCTATTACGATGGGTTGGGAAGGCCCATTCAGCAGGTAGGAATCAGGGCATCGGGCACTAGTAATGAAACCGCCACTGCGAATACCGCCGCAGGCTGGGCCATGGACTGGACCATTGGAGATGGCAGTACGGGTTTCTTCAACCAAAACGGCAATACTTCGGAGAACCAACGGGTATTGGCTCCCGGTCCCTTTGGGCAACAGGAGGTTGTCTGGAGGTGTGGCAACGACCCGGGAAGCAACTCCGACGGGGGTTGGAACACTGAATACTTCACAGTGGACAGGACCAAGACCTATCGCTATATGGTTTGGGTGAACCGTTTCCATTCCAATGACGGTACCACCTATCATGGTACTCAGAACGTCGACAACCTTGGGGGCGGTGACAATGGTAACCCTTACTTTTGGAGCGGTGACCTGCCGCAATTGGGAGAGTGGTACCTATTGATTGGTATTGTGCACCCCTACGACCATGGTAGTGTGGATATCGGATTGAGTGGGGTGTACGACATCAACGGCAACAAGGTCATTGATGGAACGGAGTACAAATGGGGCAGTGGTACAACCACATCACGCTTCAGGAGCTACCTGTATTATAGCACGGATGTTAACGTACGGCAGTATTTTACCCAACCCATGCTTGAAGTAGTAGATGGTAGTGAGGTTCCGTTAAGTGCTTTATTTAACAACGGGCAGCCCAGCGATTTGGTATTTCACGTGGATTATGACGAGTACGGCCGGATGAACAGGGAATGGCTTCCCTATGTTCCTGTCATGGGGGCAAGTGGAAATTTCAGGACAGGAAATATTGAAATGGCAACCAAGCAGTATTATAGTTCGGTCTATCAATCAGATTTTCCTGTCATGGCCACCAATGACGTGAACGCTTATTTCGAAAAAGAGTTCGAGCCCTCCCCCCTGAACCGTGTGCTGAAACAGGCGGCCCCGGGAGAGGACTGGAAGATGGGCAGCGGGCATGAGATTGAGTTTGAAAACAAAGTGAATTATTCATCAACAGATGCAGTACGTAGGTTTGAGGTTGTTTTTACAGGAGAAAATCCAGAAACACCTGTTTTAAACGAACTATCTGGAGTATATGATACCGGCGAACTTTACAAAACCGTGACCAAGGACGAGAACCATGACGGGACAACCTCCAAGCTGCACACCACCGAGTCGTATACCGACAAGCTGGGCCATGTGGTGCTCAAGCGGACGTATGGGGAAGTCGGGTCGCCGAGCGCAGTCGAGGCCCACGATACCCATTACGTGTACGACGACTACGGCAACCTCACCTATGTGCTGCCGCCCAAGGTGGACACCTCCAACGGGGTCAGCGCCACGGAGCTCAACGAGCTCTGCTACCAGTACAAGTACGATCACCGCAACCGCCTGGTGGAGAAAAAAATACCGGGCAAGGGCTGGGAACATATCGTCTACAACAAGCTGGACCAACCCGTGATGGTACAGGATGCGGTGCAGCGCACCGACAACGAATGGTCCTATACCAAGTACGATGCCTTTGGCAGGGTGGCCTATACGGGCATTGCGGACCTTGTCGCGACCAGGTCGCAGGCACAGGCCAACGTTGACGGGGCGGCCGCACAGTTCGAGGAAAGGGACGGCCCTGTGTACACCACAAACACCTATCCTTCCATCTACGCCGTTCCCAACGTGCTGCACACGATGAACTATTACGATGCCTATGACTTTGACCTGCAGGGCTACACCATCCCCACCACGGTGCTGGGCCAGACGGTCTCCCAGAACGTAAGGGGCCTGCCCACTGGCGGGGGCGTACTGGTGCTGGACGGCAACGGCGACAAGTGGGTGAGCTGGGCCAGGGCCTATGACGAAAAGGGCAGGGTCATAACGGAGGGCACCTTGAACGACTACCTGCAGACCTTCACGCAGGTGGAGACCAAGCTTGACTTTGTGGGCAGGCCGGAGCAGGTGGTCACCACCCACAGCAAGGGGGCAAACCCGCCGATAGTGACAACGGACGACTATGCGTACGACCATATGGGCAGGCTCACCCAGCAGACCCGGACCATAGGGGCCCATACCGAGACCATCGTGGAGAACACCTATGGTGAACTGGGGCAACTGGTAGGGAAGAAAGTTGGCGGCAACCTACAGACGGTGGACTATGAGTATAATGTACGGGGATGGCTCAAACGTATCAACGACCACACGAGCATGGGCAACGACCTTTTCGCCTTCGATATCAACTACAACACGGCGGACCATGGGGGCACACCGCTCTACAACGGGAACATCAGTGAGACGGAGTGGAAAACGGCCAATGTGGACAACGGCCTGAAATGGTACCGCTACGGCTATGATGCGCTCAACCGTCTGGGCCATGCGGTAAGCAACAACGGGAGATATGACGTTGGTAGCCCCACGGAGCCGATTGCCTATGACAAGAACGGGAACATCACCTTCCTGAAGAGAAAAGGGCACGTGGTGGAGAACCCCGATAATGCCATCACCGGAGACTTCGGTTCCATGGACCGCATGTACTATTATTACCCCGCCCAGAGCAACAAGGTGAGGAAGGTATCCGATTTTGCCAACGACGACCAGGGCTTCAGGGAAATCCCCGGCAGCACCGGGGACGATTTTAGCTATGACCTAAACGGAAACATGACATCCGATGCCAATAAAGGGATAACATCGATAACGTACAACCACTTGAATCTCCCTGTACAGGTGAACTTTGGCAGTAACAATATCCAATATGTCTATGCGGCCAATGGAATAAAATTGAAGAAAACCGTAAACGATGGTGGTTCTTCCATATCCACGGAGTATAATGGCAACTTTATTTATAAGACTGTGGGTGGGAACAACGAATTACAGTTCATTGGCCATTCTGAAGGTTATATAACCCCCAATGGTGGCAATGGATGGCAATACGTCTATAATTATAAGGATCACCTGGGCAATGTAAGGTTAAGCTATGCTGATGCTGATGGCAACGGTTCGATAGACCCTGCCAACGAGGTAATCGAGGAAAGCAACTACTACCCCTTTGGACTTGAACACAAAGGTTACAATAATGTCATCAACGGTACTGAAAACAACTACATGACCTATGTTGGGAAAGAGAAGAACGAAAGTCTTGGCCTGAACCTTCTCGAAATGGACTGGAGACAGTACGACCCTTCTATTGGAAGATTCATCGGAATTGATGCAATGGCTGAAAGTTTTGAAAGTTTTACCCCTTATCATTACGCCAACAATAGTCCTATAATGTACAACGACCCTACTGGATTATTTACTAACGTAGTAAATGAGGACGACCCATCACAAACTTTCTTTATAGATGATGGTTTTGACTTTGAATTTTTTGTAACCGCTGATGAATTTGCAACAATAACGGAAGCGGGTGCTATTCCCAAAGAACTCAGGAGTAAATTCTTTAAAGCTTTTTTGGCAGAAGTCGGAAAGGAAATGAAGGTACAACGCGAGGATAATATAGTTAGTGATTTACTACATTTCTTCTTTTATGACGATATTGGAGATGGTATTGTAAATTCAGCAGAAGGAAAATACGGTGCAGCTGCTATATCGATATTCTTAGGTAAGCTTAAAAAAGGTAAGAAAGGTTACAATCTTGTGAAGAAACTAATGAAGAAAAGAAAAAGGTTACCTACACCAGATTTAGACCCGGGAGAATTTAAGAAAAAAGGTGATAAATGGATTCATAAAGATACTGGTGCTATTTTTTCAAAATCAAAAACTAGTCATGGCAACCCAGGTAATACTGGCGACCAATGGAAAGCATGGCCAAAGGGAACAACAGATTTTGGGAATACATCGAAGAAAGCAGGAACAAGGGTTACTATCGATGGTGATGGTAATGTAATCGGAAATTAA
- a CDS encoding DUF4348 domain-containing protein — MTKIKLTVFVLIMLGASSCKQESNNKDASSSTIGSPVLSEKVANQKEEKEQIIKPIEIPKDCNQTFETFFERFAKDSVFQKNRVKYPMKWFYYENSYDELKIDVMENGKFYYIDFTEDKDAMNKESGKYTVSIDKKSNHVDYLLKGYDNGLMLTYKFNLIDGCWYLVEILDEST; from the coding sequence ATGACAAAAATAAAATTGACCGTATTTGTTTTAATAATGTTGGGAGCATCTTCCTGTAAACAGGAGTCCAATAATAAAGATGCCTCTTCAAGTACCATTGGATCGCCTGTATTGAGCGAGAAAGTGGCCAATCAAAAAGAAGAGAAAGAACAAATAATTAAACCCATCGAAATTCCCAAAGACTGCAATCAGACCTTTGAGACTTTCTTCGAAAGATTTGCTAAGGACAGTGTCTTTCAAAAGAATAGGGTAAAATATCCTATGAAATGGTTTTATTATGAGAATTCTTATGATGAGCTAAAAATTGATGTTATGGAAAATGGAAAATTCTACTACATTGATTTTACGGAGGATAAAGATGCGATGAATAAAGAATCGGGTAAATACACAGTATCTATTGATAAAAAATCTAATCATGTCGATTATCTTCTTAAGGGATACGACAATGGATTGATGCTGACCTATAAGTTCAACTTAATAGACGGCTGTTGGTATCTGGTGGAGATATTGGACGAGTCTACTTGA
- the cyoE gene encoding heme o synthase, translating into MKSAVGFAKNTSWSLIFADFKEITKARLSVSVVFSSIAGYFLGASQIDLVSVALLAFGGYCMVGASNAYNQVIEKDLDVLMNRTKNRPIPSGRMSVNMAMAIAVALTLLGILALYILSPKTAMFGAISIFLYTSVYTPLKTKTPLSVFVGAFPGAIPFMLGWVAATNNFGIEAGTLFMIQFFWQFPHFWALGWMLDEDYKRGGFKMLPTGKKDTGTALQIILYTIWMIVISIMPAFGFTGRLHLSIPAAIIVLLSGLVMLIFAFRLYEKRDNVSARRLMLASVTYITLIQIIYVLDKFGHTLF; encoded by the coding sequence ATGAAGTCTGCCGTAGGTTTTGCAAAAAATACATCATGGTCCTTAATTTTTGCCGATTTTAAGGAAATTACCAAAGCCAGACTATCTGTTAGTGTAGTTTTTTCATCCATTGCAGGTTATTTTCTTGGAGCTTCCCAAATAGATTTAGTATCCGTTGCCCTTTTGGCCTTTGGAGGTTATTGTATGGTAGGAGCATCAAACGCATACAACCAAGTCATAGAAAAGGATTTGGATGTATTGATGAACCGTACCAAGAACCGTCCAATCCCTTCAGGACGTATGTCGGTGAACATGGCTATGGCAATAGCGGTTGCACTTACGCTTCTGGGCATTTTGGCCTTGTATATACTAAGCCCTAAAACTGCTATGTTCGGTGCTATTTCCATATTTCTTTACACCAGCGTCTATACGCCTTTAAAGACAAAAACACCTTTATCTGTCTTTGTAGGGGCATTTCCAGGTGCCATACCTTTTATGTTGGGTTGGGTGGCGGCAACTAATAACTTTGGAATAGAGGCGGGAACACTTTTTATGATTCAGTTTTTTTGGCAATTCCCACATTTTTGGGCATTGGGCTGGATGTTGGATGAAGATTATAAAAGAGGCGGTTTTAAAATGTTGCCAACGGGGAAGAAGGACACAGGTACCGCATTGCAGATTATATTGTACACCATTTGGATGATAGTTATCTCCATAATGCCTGCATTTGGTTTCACTGGGCGATTACATTTATCCATCCCTGCAGCAATCATTGTACTTTTATCGGGATTGGTTATGCTGATTTTTGCATTCAGGTTATATGAAAAAAGAGATAATGTATCCGCAAGAAGGCTAATGCTGGCGAGTGTTACCTACATTACTTTAATACAGATAATATACGTATTGGACAAATTCGGTCATACACTATTTTAA
- a CDS encoding cytochrome c oxidase subunit 3 — MDLTQGTAQQKNSRAKKMMLWFGIISLIMGFAGWTSAYIVSSKRDDWISDLELPQAFFISTAIIIFSSITYILAKESVKKNNQKLGTIFLLATLALGISFIILQFNGFSQMLENRYYFTGPTSSIKMSYVFLIAAVHIVHVVAGLISLLVVLVQQLRGKYLPNNLLGLELGATFWHFLDFLWVYLILFMYFVK, encoded by the coding sequence ATGGATTTGACCCAAGGAACAGCACAGCAAAAAAATAGTCGGGCAAAAAAAATGATGCTTTGGTTCGGTATCATAAGCCTTATTATGGGTTTTGCAGGTTGGACGAGTGCTTACATTGTGAGCAGTAAACGTGATGACTGGATCAGCGATCTAGAACTTCCACAAGCCTTTTTTATAAGCACTGCCATAATCATATTCAGTAGTATTACCTATATATTGGCAAAAGAGTCCGTTAAGAAAAACAATCAGAAATTGGGCACTATATTTTTATTGGCTACGCTGGCCTTGGGCATCTCGTTTATCATACTGCAATTCAACGGATTCTCACAAATGCTTGAGAACCGATATTATTTTACAGGTCCAACGAGTAGCATTAAAATGTCCTACGTTTTTTTAATTGCAGCGGTACACATAGTTCATGTAGTGGCAGGATTGATATCACTATTGGTGGTTTTGGTTCAGCAGCTAAGAGGAAAATATCTTCCCAACAATTTATTGGGACTTGAATTGGGAGCCACATTCTGGCATTTTTTGGATTTTCTTTGGGTGTATCTAATACTATTTATGTATTTCGTAAAATAA
- a CDS encoding cytochrome c oxidase subunit 3: protein MDTTVTTGTEDSVWGGGNRPLGASYGKLMMWFFIVSDALTFSGFLVSYGFSRFKFIETWPIADEVFTHVPFFHGNYPMYYVAFMTFILIMSSVTMVLAVDAGHKMMQKKVIFYMFLTIIGGAIFVGSQAWEWATFIKGDYGALETKGGRILQFVDAETGKRAALADFSRTIPDERVEHEKKNGIWYYEGKTLPSYSLNEVVQGFKATPNILIRTETINEEGEKTVLNRQESLAKLKDASLVVEGANLVRNEYGSRLFADFFFFITGFHGFHVFSGVVINVIIFFNVIIGTYERRKHYEMVEKVGLYWHFVDLVWVFVFTFFYLV from the coding sequence ATGGATACAACGGTTACTACCGGTACAGAAGATAGCGTTTGGGGAGGCGGAAACCGCCCACTTGGAGCTAGCTATGGAAAATTAATGATGTGGTTTTTTATTGTCTCGGATGCTTTGACATTCTCTGGGTTTTTGGTCTCTTACGGCTTTTCCAGATTTAAGTTTATAGAGACATGGCCCATTGCCGATGAGGTATTTACACACGTGCCATTTTTTCATGGGAATTATCCAATGTACTATGTAGCCTTTATGACCTTTATTTTGATCATGTCATCGGTTACCATGGTTTTGGCCGTGGACGCAGGACACAAAATGATGCAAAAGAAAGTTATCTTTTATATGTTCCTGACCATAATAGGAGGAGCCATTTTTGTGGGCTCACAAGCTTGGGAATGGGCAACCTTCATCAAAGGGGATTACGGAGCACTGGAAACAAAAGGAGGTAGGATTCTTCAGTTTGTTGATGCTGAAACAGGAAAACGTGCTGCACTTGCAGATTTTTCAAGGACTATTCCCGATGAACGTGTTGAGCATGAAAAAAAGAATGGAATCTGGTATTATGAAGGAAAAACATTACCTAGCTATTCCTTGAACGAGGTCGTACAAGGATTTAAGGCCACACCAAATATTTTAATAAGAACAGAGACCATTAACGAAGAGGGTGAGAAAACTGTACTGAACCGTCAAGAATCCTTGGCAAAGCTCAAAGATGCAAGTTTAGTGGTGGAAGGAGCGAATCTTGTCCGTAATGAGTACGGAAGCAGATTGTTTGCCGACTTTTTCTTTTTTATTACAGGTTTCCACGGGTTCCACGTATTTTCCGGTGTCGTAATCAATGTAATCATCTTTTTTAATGTGATTATCGGTACCTACGAACGTAGAAAGCACTATGAAATGGTCGAGAAGGTCGGATTGTACTGGCACTTTGTTGATTTGGTATGGGTATTTGTATTCACATTTTTCTATTTAGTATAA
- a CDS encoding cytochrome C oxidase subunit IV family protein, whose product MAHEHKLEIFRGLLKFKSNVQKIWGVLIFLTIVTAVEVALGITKPEFLVKTYFLGMKLLNWIFIILTLVKAYYIAWDFMHLRDEKSSLRRAIVWTPIFLVSYLIFILLFEADYIYNVFKDGFLAWDF is encoded by the coding sequence ATGGCACACGAGCATAAACTGGAAATTTTTAGAGGGTTATTGAAATTTAAATCCAATGTCCAGAAAATCTGGGGAGTATTGATTTTTCTTACCATTGTCACGGCGGTAGAAGTAGCTCTTGGTATTACAAAACCCGAGTTCTTGGTAAAGACCTACTTTTTGGGAATGAAATTATTGAACTGGATCTTTATAATTCTAACGCTGGTCAAGGCATACTACATTGCTTGGGATTTTATGCATTTGCGCGATGAGAAAAGTTCACTGCGCAGAGCAATTGTTTGGACACCCATTTTTTTGGTCAGTTATTTGATATTTATTTTGCTTTTTGAAGCTGATTATATTTATAATGTATTTAAGGACGGTTTCTTGGCCTGGGACTTCTAA
- a CDS encoding SCO family protein: MPTGANSKKKYTYVWVSTIILVFGIFAIYEITKRLKDGSVVENDRMSVGSLQRELSFIVADGKKRKVPEFSFLNQDSLLVSDKDYLGKVYIAEFFFTTCPTICPIMTKNLVELQNTFKAYDEFGVASFTINPRYDTPIVLKKYADRYGITDKDWHLLTGNQDEIYKLAQEGFYILANEVEDAPGGFEHSGMFALVDKDGYIRSRTDGNGNPLIYYRGTITEKQGVNNEGEAQQITMLKEDIKKLLKEK; the protein is encoded by the coding sequence ATGCCGACAGGAGCAAATAGCAAAAAGAAATATACCTACGTTTGGGTGTCAACGATTATTTTGGTTTTTGGGATTTTCGCTATATATGAAATCACAAAAAGGCTCAAAGATGGTTCCGTAGTAGAAAATGATAGGATGAGCGTTGGTTCGTTGCAGCGTGAACTAAGTTTCATAGTGGCCGATGGAAAAAAAAGAAAGGTTCCCGAGTTTTCCTTTTTAAATCAGGATAGTTTGCTCGTTTCTGACAAAGACTATTTGGGAAAAGTGTATATAGCTGAATTTTTCTTTACTACATGCCCTACCATTTGTCCAATTATGACCAAAAATTTGGTTGAACTTCAAAATACGTTCAAAGCGTACGATGAATTTGGAGTGGCATCATTTACCATCAACCCAAGGTACGATACCCCAATTGTTTTAAAAAAATATGCCGACCGTTATGGAATAACCGATAAAGATTGGCATTTGCTGACAGGCAATCAAGACGAGATTTATAAATTGGCACAAGAAGGCTTTTATATTCTGGCAAATGAAGTGGAGGATGCTCCAGGTGGCTTTGAACACTCCGGTATGTTCGCCCTGGTGGATAAGGATGGTTACATTCGCTCCAGAACTGACGGAAACGGAAATCCGTTGATTTACTACAGAGGAACCATTACAGAGAAACAAGGTGTCAATAATGAAGGTGAAGCACAGCAGATTACTATGTTAAAGGAGGATATTAAAAAACTATTGAAGGAAAAATGA
- a CDS encoding DUF420 domain-containing protein, translating to MINEVSLREKRFNKWITVISIVIPLVVALLFGYKIPNAKPLSFLPPIYASINGLTAILLITAVIAIKNGKKNIHQKLMTTCIGLSLLFLVMYVAYHMTSESTQYGGEGIIRYIYFFILISHIILSIAVIPLVLRTYAKAYLNDFSAHRKWAKYTFPIWLYVAITGVVVYLMISPYYAH from the coding sequence ATGATTAATGAAGTTTCATTAAGGGAAAAACGTTTTAATAAATGGATTACTGTAATATCAATCGTAATTCCATTGGTAGTTGCATTGTTGTTTGGATATAAAATCCCCAATGCGAAACCACTATCATTTTTACCGCCCATTTATGCCAGCATTAATGGGTTGACGGCAATTTTATTGATCACGGCCGTGATAGCTATAAAAAATGGCAAAAAAAATATCCATCAAAAATTGATGACCACTTGCATAGGCCTTTCTTTATTATTTCTTGTAATGTATGTTGCATACCACATGACCTCTGAAAGTACACAATATGGCGGTGAGGGCATTATCAGATATATCTATTTTTTTATATTGATTTCCCATATCATACTTTCCATTGCGGTAATACCCTTGGTGTTGAGGACTTATGCCAAAGCATACCTGAACGATTTTTCAGCACATAGAAAATGGGCTAAATATACTTTTCCAATTTGGCTATACGTTGCCATTACCGGTGTAGTGGTTTATTTGATGATTTCACCATACTATGCTCACTAA